In the Platichthys flesus chromosome 14, fPlaFle2.1, whole genome shotgun sequence genome, GAGGTTGTGGATGTCTCAAGGCCGGCCAGCTACCGCGGGGCGGCGGCTAGCACCTTGGATGCTGCAGCCTCTCTGGGTTCCCCGCTGCCGACACGACCCCCGCCCCCGGTTCACACAGCAGCATCCATCGTTCCGACGGAGGAAAACGCGCCACAAGACATGGAAGTATGTAAAAGCAGAGGGTTAGACACCGCTGAGGGAGCGATGCCGAAGTCACCTTGGCCGCCATGCTGGTTTGACGTCACGAACAGTGCAGGCGCAGAGCGCgttcacagcagctgcagcaggtccgcacgcacgcaagcacacgcgcaagcacacacactcacacacgcacacacgcacacacacacacgcacacgcagaaACACACTGTAGTGTAGAGGATGTACGATGATGCAATGATGTGACTGAGATTCACAAGCTTTCGTATGGAAGCAGATTCTATAATaatactaccactactactactactattaataatgatatgactttcaaatatgaatgaaagATGAGGGGGGGGCCTAAAATGTTGCCTGAAGCAGAAGTCAGTGGGGATGATCTGTGAAAACGATAGAGATCAAATcaaaggaggaaggaaaggcATACAGAGAGTGTGGTGGTTTACATCCCACTCTGACCTTCATTGATAATTTGTGACCTGGAACATATCatgttatttaaaacaatataattgtCAGTAATATTTATTATGacttattaattattaaaaaaaaatgatcaaagCCATCAGTTATAGTGTAGTTTTGCCACCATGGTAGAATGTCCTATGTGAAAAAGAGGATTTATAGCATATTTTAGCTTGTTTCAGCATCCAGGGGATGTAGCGACAGATTGGGCTCAGAAATGATTTCACTTTGTTCTGCTTTATTTACAATGAGCACTTATCTCAGTGACCTTAATGAGGTTGCCATGTTCGATAGAGTTTTGGCTTTTAGTGATAAGGCAGTGACCTACTACAGTATCTCCCTGTCCTGCACTGTGGTTACGTAATTGTTTGTCAATCCTCCGTAAGAGATAATGTTCTATAAATAGGTGTCGGAGACCTCCAATAGACTCCTCTACACATTTCTCCCTACAGTTGACAATATGATGGATGACCACCTTGCTTTGTGAAATCAACACTCACTCTGTatattttttcacattattttatgAATTTCATAGAGTCAAGAATACAAGTTTAAGTTCACTTTTATTGCCATTCAACCTCTTACAAAGTATATGACTGAGTGAGATGTCGTTTAGGCCAAAGTGCAAAAAGAATGCAACACATcatacaatataaaaacataaaaacataaaatacaacattaaaacagaagtAGACTTCAAATGTGGGTGTGTTGCATGTGATTCAGATTATTTAGGATTTTAATAATCCTTTTtgttataacatttaaaaatcagaTGTGTATTGTTCATCAACGTctttaaagaaaatgacaaaattaGGTCTGATAAACATAAAGTTACATTTTTGGCCAGAAAATGCCAAATGGATCTATAagtttatgattaaaaaaataaagttgatttTGTCTTGCAAttgttttgacaaaataaaacatgtcacattataaaacaaagtttaaacccatatatatatatatgtatacatatatatacatatatgcacTTTGgcctatacatatatatatatatatgaattaaatatgaattaaaccCGATTAAACTCTGCATTTTCACCTATTTATAGACAGTCTACGCTCTTCATTCATTGAGTCGTGCGTCACGTGACTTCCGGAGTTGGTGACTTCCGGAGGTGGTGTCCTCCGTACCATGTGACCACCATAACAACCCATGGCGGCACCTTGCTCCGCAGCGCTGTTCACAAGATCAGGTAGAAACCAAACTAAAATCCTTTGTACACCCTAGTTAGCCGCTCGGTTCAGTGGCTTCTCTCCACGACCAAGTCAAAGCAATGTGCTcgattaaaaaacacattgaaacaaAAGACAGCGGCTCCGATATTTCCACACTAAACGCAGGTGTTCCTTGCTAACTCCagtacagatatatatattagaAGTTACACTGAGGTGTCATCGTTTTCATGCACGAGGAAGCAGACTGTTTTAAAAAGCCATAATAATGAATTTGCTGCAGTTCAGTTCAAAACGATCACTAACTATGACCTCTATATTGAAACATAGGTCATAGGACAATGTCAGTACTGTGTGACATTCTAGACACAGTACAAGCAGACCTAGAACTGTTATTTTAGATTGAGTTAGactgtgcatgtatgtgtctACTGTAGTGATCACTTGATGTAtgggatagatagatagatagatagatagatagatagattgttTGCAAAGTAGGTTTGTGCATACCATACTTACAAAAAGATGAGCTTTTATTACCTACCAACATCACACATAACACTCTTACACATAttaaacagtccgattcaataTCTATTGATTCACATGACTGTACATTACTTTACTGTTACCCTCTCAAGCACAAGTGCATGAAGCCAAAGCCCAATATCACTTATCATTTATCCAATTATCTCTTTATTGTGCTGCTTTCCTTTTCACCAGGATTGGGCAGTTTCCTGCAGAGAGTTTGTGGCGGTCGTCCCTCAGCTCCACTGTGTCAGCAACACCGCCGCTTCttctggaggaagtggaaaaaCTCTCACAATGTAGTTCGCCCAGCTAATGTCAGGCCTGCATATGCAGTGCCCAAGGTACAGGACCCACTCTCCCATAGGAACAATGCTTATAATGTTGAAGGAAaactttgaagtgttttttttatatggaACCTTGGGAAAAATGTATGACCCTTCATATCCTGTCTTTCCTGAGTGCAGCACATTGTGCAACCTGACTATGTTGGAACTGGAATGGTCCCGGAGTGGCCGGATTACATAGAGATCAAAAACCAAGAGCAAATCAATGGCCTTGCCCGAGCGTGTCAGCTCGCCAGACATGTACTGTTACTCGCTGCAGGCAGTTTGAAGGTAAGTACCAAAATACTACACTAAGTATTAGTACTTAAAAAGTAACATCAAAAAATGATTATGACCTTTGGCTTCTAGGTTGGCATGACAACAGAGGAGATAGACTTCATAGTGCACCAGGAGACAATCAAACACAACGCCTACCCATCCCCTCTCAGATACGGCGGTTTCCCCAAGTCAGTCTGTACGTCTGTGAACAACGTGGTCTGTCATGGGATACCGGACAGGTAACTGGTCATATGCTCACAGCCGTTGCATACTTttatcaatttaatttatttccttgCAATATAAGATTCTACCTACTACattgaaataatgttttatgtTGGATTTTATGGAGACATTTTGGTTGTGTATCGtcgtgaatatatatatttctttttattgtgaCCACAGCATgtctgtatcattttggagcaGAGTtcatttttggggggaaataatcaaatacagtatatatagatCCAGTCTATAGATTTCTGACTGTGTATATATTTGATGATGTCTAGTATTTATGATATTATAAAGCAACTTGGGTTAAAAAGGAAAACTGTAAGATTCTCTGTATTCATCAGTTATCtttttaaatggatttaaatGGTGTCCTGCAGCCGGCAACTTCTAGATGGAGATATCATCAACATTGATGTGACGGTAAGTGGAAGtcttaacagacacacaaacaatccaTCAAACTCATAGAAACACGATATGTCAGAGAAACATTGTTCCTGACCCCGACTTCTTCCTGTTCCTGCCAGGTGTATTTTGAGGGTTACCATGGTGACACATCAGAAACCTTCTTAATTGGCCAGGTGGATGAGGCTGGCCAGCGGTTGGTGGAAACTGCCAGGCTTTGCCGAGACGAGGCCATCGCTGCCTGCAAGCCGGGTGCACAGCTCTGTGTTATAGGAAACACTATTAGGTACAAACACGGACACAGACAATATAGACAAAAGTAATACatacattaaaatgtatatttcccATATAATCACacagatttttctctttttgactACTGATATATTTTTTGCACTGCTGGCAGTGAAATAGCTCGCACCAATGGCTTTCAAGTGTGTCCTTACTTCATTGGACATGGAATAGGCTCCTACTTTCACTGTCATCCTGAAATCTGGCACCACGGTAAGTTTGGTTCTGTGATCAGATGATGAGACACATTCTTCTGTCAATTGTAAATgaactgtaaactgtaaatGTCTAATTAATTGACAGTGATattgaaaactgaaatgaatattcaaataaatggcATGTTGCCTTAAggtctttctttatttttagctAATGACAATGAAATGACCCTGGATGAAGGGATGGCTTTCACGATAGGTGAGATACAATTTTATCATCTTGATATGCACATGAaaggtgctgctgtgtgtgagtgtggagctGATATCATATGTTCATTTATAGAGCCCATACTGATGGAGGGGTCTTCAGAGTTCAGAATCCTGAAGGACAAGTGGACTGCAGTGTCTGCAGATGATAAAAGGTAAAAATACTTCTCCAGATCCATAGTCACATACACAGACAGGAGAGTAGCAtcattcttctcttctcttcatgCAGGTCGGCTCAGTTCGAACACACAGTGGTCATCACATCCGACGGGGTGGATATTCTCACCAAACTGCCAGAAGAAAGCAACCTATGACCTGAAGAAATTGAACAGCTGACCTTGACATTGGCTGCTAGAATCATTTGATCGAATCCCAATTACAAGAACTTGAGCGGTGCTTCACCTGGACATATTTAAAACCACTTCTGCAACTTCTCTATGGTGTTTAAgttaaaattgtattattatttttcgaGGATTACATACAGTATCACAGTACACACAGtatttatgtattcatttagactaaaatgtaaaactTCAATCTTGATTCGAGCACAAACAGAAATCAATTGTCTGTTAAAGACAATCTGCTACATTCAATGACTCAAGTTGAGCTTTCTGCATGTCTGAGTGTTTATATTGATAAACTCTAAAGAGTAGATCCCCATACTCTCTCCTTTTTTGGCCCGGCACTGGGATGTGTTCAATCCCTTTGTGACAGTTCAGTAGATCCCAGGATAGttgaatgtgacatttaacaatCAAGGAGCACTTGTACTGTAACTGTCAAAGGGTGAAATTCACATCAGCCGGGTCTTGGCCAGGAAACATGGAGGCCATGAGTATTTAACTTGCTCTCAAGCAAAATCTGTAGCAATAActcttgttttaaaataaaatcactatagtatgatcacttgtcaTTTGTTCATGTAACCATACAACTAAATTGTctgtaaaaaagttaaaatgctcTTTCTACGCTGCAGCTTATTTTTCTTACAGAATACAATTTTGTACAATTTACGTTTTTTTGCCTCTTCACAATCCAATTTGATCATATCTAGCCTCACGTATATAACAGGGTATCCGCGGGGTCGTGAAAAGTATTAAAAGTTGATATATGAATTTAGCGAAAATCAGGACccttaaaaagtattaaaagcCTTGAATCTTATTAAATTTTTACtttatagattaagagatttttgaAAGCAATgtccaacatgtgtacaatcaaatcagttcatttctggatatttcaaagttctctaaaaacactt is a window encoding:
- the metap1d gene encoding methionine aminopeptidase 1D, mitochondrial; its protein translation is MAAPCSAALFTRSGLGSFLQRVCGGRPSAPLCQQHRRFFWRKWKNSHNVVRPANVRPAYAVPKHIVQPDYVGTGMVPEWPDYIEIKNQEQINGLARACQLARHVLLLAAGSLKVGMTTEEIDFIVHQETIKHNAYPSPLRYGGFPKSVCTSVNNVVCHGIPDSRQLLDGDIINIDVTVYFEGYHGDTSETFLIGQVDEAGQRLVETARLCRDEAIAACKPGAQLCVIGNTISEIARTNGFQVCPYFIGHGIGSYFHCHPEIWHHANDNEMTLDEGMAFTIEPILMEGSSEFRILKDKWTAVSADDKRSAQFEHTVVITSDGVDILTKLPEESNL